ACAGAAATCTTCAATTAAACAGAAATGCTGCAGAGGCCGCACTGAAGAATGTGAATATAACACAGGATTTATACAGTGAAGGGCAGATCAATGTTGTCAATTTTATTGATGCACAAAATGCATACCTGACTGCAGAAATAAATGCCTCAAATTCTGAATATCAGCTTGTAATAGACTTTTTTGTTCTGCAACGATTTACAGGACAATACCTAACCCTTGCTACCGAAGCGCAACGTAATGATTTTTTTACAAGGTTCCTTCAATTTAAAAATAATACCAACAACTAGTCATTAAATTAAAAAGCCATATAAAATGAAAGCACATCTTCCTTTAATAATCATAGCATTCACATTACTTGCCTGCAATGAAAATAATGAAAAAGCTGAGGAAAATATCAAATCCGTCAAATATGAAAGAATCGGTTTCTCGAATAGTAATCAGACGCATAGATTCTCTGGAATTGTAAAAGCTGAATATGAGACAGGTTTAAGTTTTAAGGTCGGGGGCACATTGAGTAAAGTAGATGTAAAATTAGGTGATAAGGTTAAAAAAGGCCAACTAATTGGCCGTATCGACCCAATTGACTATGAGGTACAAAGAGAGCAGGCCGTCGCCCAAAAGAAGAGTGCAGAAAGCCAACTGGTTGTAGCCCGGTCAACTTTTTCAAGAGCTGAAAAGTTATATGAAAATAATAGTGTTGCCCTAAGTGAATACGAACAAGCAAAAGCAAGTCTAGCCTCTGCCGAATCCCAATTTAAGGCAGCCAATAAGCAATTGGAAGCTGCCAATAACCAAATCTCATATACCCGGTTAAATGCCCCGATGAATGGAGTGATTACTTCACTCATGGTAGAATCGAATGAACTAGTAAGTGCTGGTAGTATTGTTGCCGTTTTAAGCAGTGAGGGTAACCCCGAGGTTGAAGTAGGTATACCAGAATCAGTTATTGCAAAATTACAAAAGGGACAAGAAGTAACTATCGAATTAGCGAACGACAATTTTAAGGGTAAAATCGAAAAGGTAGCCTTCGCATCGGGACAATCGTCAACCTACCCTGTTATGGTAAGCATTACCGATCCTATTGGCGAAATACGACCTGGTATGTCTGCTGAAGTAAGCTTTGTTATGTCGAAAATATCAGACGATCAACAAAATATTATTGTCGCACCCATAGCGGCAGTGGGTAAGGATCCGCAAGGCCATTTTGTATTTGTGCTTCAAGAAAATTCCGATTCTCTTTATCGGGTAGAAAAAAGAAAAGTAATTATCGGAAGAATGCTTGATACTGGGTTTGAAATAAACAACGGCCTTGAAGGTAAAGAACTGGTTGTTACGGCGGGAATACCCTTTTTAAGAGATAGCATGAAGGTGAAACTTCTTAATAAATAATTTTTGAATAGGAATTTTTAAACTGAATAATCATGAACATTACAAAAATTTCCATAGAAAATAACCGAGTAACCATTTTGTTGGTTGTGGTTATTGCCATTCTCGGCATACTGGGCTATAATCAGTCATCGAGAGATGCCATGCCACCATTTACTATTAGAACGTGTCAGGTGATTACTCAATTTCCGGGAGCATCCCCTGAACGAGTAGAAAAATTGGTGTCGGATAAGATTGAAAAAGTAATTCAGGAAATACCGGAACTAAAAACGGTAACCAGTGAGAATCGTACGGGAACGTCTATTATAAAGGTTGAACTTCAGAGCGACGTGCCTAAAGAGGATTTGCAAGCCGTATGGGATAAGATCAGGCGTAAAATAGATGAAATTCGCAATGAACTTCCTAATAATATTTATGGCCCCACTGTTAAAGATGATGGATTAGGAGTGGTTTATGGCATTCAACTGGGCCTTCGGTCAGATGGTTTTAACTATGCCGAAATGGAAGACTATGCAGATGAAATTAGAAATGATCTGATTAAACTGGAAGAGGTATCTAGAGTAGAGATTGGTGGAATACGGGAAGAAAGAGTCTTTGTAAAATTTGACAATGCCAAATTGGCCCAATACGGACTTTCTGCCAACCAAATAGAAAATGCCATATCAAACACGAATATTGTATTTCCAGGGGGTGAAATAAATCTTCAAAAAGAACGTATTGCCCTTGAACCCACTGGTAATTATGAACATATTGAAGATATTAAGAATACACTGATTCCTCTAAAACAAGCAGAATATGTTAAGCTGAGCGACATTGCAGATGTGAGGCTTGGGTATGAAACCCCCCAGGGTAGCATTGTAAAAATTAATGGTGAAAAGGGTTTAAGTCTTGCATTGAGCCTGAAGGAGGGAACAAGTCTGTCTAAATTAGGTGAAAAACTCGACAGCAAATTACTCGG
This genomic stretch from Ulvibacter sp. MAR_2010_11 harbors:
- a CDS encoding efflux RND transporter periplasmic adaptor subunit — translated: MKAHLPLIIIAFTLLACNENNEKAEENIKSVKYERIGFSNSNQTHRFSGIVKAEYETGLSFKVGGTLSKVDVKLGDKVKKGQLIGRIDPIDYEVQREQAVAQKKSAESQLVVARSTFSRAEKLYENNSVALSEYEQAKASLASAESQFKAANKQLEAANNQISYTRLNAPMNGVITSLMVESNELVSAGSIVAVLSSEGNPEVEVGIPESVIAKLQKGQEVTIELANDNFKGKIEKVAFASGQSSTYPVMVSITDPIGEIRPGMSAEVSFVMSKISDDQQNIIVAPIAAVGKDPQGHFVFVLQENSDSLYRVEKRKVIIGRMLDTGFEINNGLEGKELVVTAGIPFLRDSMKVKLLNK